The Bosea beijingensis genome contains the following window.
CGAGTTTGCAGTTCAGGCTCCTTCTCCAACGACTTTGCCGGTCTTCGGAGCTTTCACTCGCTTTCCCGTTCGACGAATCTACTGCATCGGCCGCAACTATGTCGCGCATGTCCGCGAGATGGGCGGCAACGAAACGCGCGATTTTCCCTTGATCTTCCAAAAGCCAGCCGATGCAGTTGTGCAGGACGCTGGCGTCGTTCCCTACCCCCCGATGACCGATGATTTCCATTTCGAGCTGGAACTCCTGGTCGCGATGAAGTCAGGAGGCTACGATATCCGTCAGGAGTCCGCGCTTTCGCATGTTTATGGCTACGGCATCTGCCTGGATATGACCCGCAGGCGCCTGTTGGATACGCCGGCCGGTCCCGGCCTCCCGTGGGAGCTGAAAAAGTCCTTCGATCACTCGGCGCCCTGTGGATCGATCCATCCGGTCGAGCAGGTAGGGCATCCGGCGAGCGGCCGCATCAGGCTTGAGGTCGATGGCCGAGTTAAGCAGGATTCTGACCTTTCTCTGATGATCTGGCGCACGCCCGAGATCATTGCGACCTTGTCGAAATACTATGCGCTCGAGGCGGGCGATCTGATCATGACAGGAACTCCGCACGGTGTCGGTCCTGCTCTTCCGGGCAATGTCTTGGTCGGCACGATCGAGGGCCTCGGGAGCTTGACGGTAACCATCGGCGATAAGTCGAATAAGCCCAACTAATCCCTTCGACCGCAGATTGCTTCGCGTTAGCGCGCTTCGGCAATGCGGGATTTTGGAGGAAGCGCGATTCTTCGCGGGCTAGCGGCACTTGCTCGCATCGTCTCGCGCGTCGCGCGGTCGCGGCTCAGGCCACTGCTACTGAACGCCCATAGTGGGCGGGCACGAAGCCAACAGCCAGGCTCAGGCATGTGCGCCTACGCCCACGCCGCGACTGTCGGGAAACCGACGAGAATGGCCATTTCAGGGTGTGAACCCGACTTGGGAATCCGTCGTTAAAGCCTTAGTTACCATGCTGATCGCGCCCGGCGCCATCGCGTTCCTGCTGCTGTTGTCGATCGTCTTCGTCATCGCGCTTGTCCGGGCCAGCCGGAGAGCGCCCGAGGTGCCGGCCCAAGGCGCCTTGGCGATGCCGGGTTTTGCTTTTCCAGAGCACCGGCGGACTATCCTATTCGGTCTGATGCTCTGGATCTTTGTTTTTGCATCGCTTTGCCGGAAAGCCGCGTCACACCTGCCGGGCCGATGACTTGGGGTCTTCAGTCGGCCCACTTGCCGTCGCGGGCGACGATGCGACCGCTCTTCACCACCAGCGCGCGCTTCGGCCGGTCCACGACGATCTGGGCCAGGTTCTCGCCCTCAATCAGGACGAGGCTGCCCTCGCAGCCGATCTCCAGGCCGTGGCCCTGCAGGTCGAGCAGCTCGGCGCCCCGGCGCGTTCCCATGTCGAGGCATTCGACCAGTTTGCCGTCGGTCCGGCTGCCGGTCCGGTAGGCGAGCAGCCAGCAGCGCTCCAGCATGTCGCCATTGCCGTGCGGATTCCAGGTGTCGCGCAGCGAATCCGAGGCGATGGCGCATTTCACGCCGCGCCGCGCCAGCTCGAACATCGGCGGAAACACATTGGCTCCGGGGACGGACGAGATGATGCCGATCCGCGCTTCGACGACCATGTCGATCATGCGCTCGACCTTGTCGCGCTGGGAATCGCCCAGGCAGAACGCGTGGCTGACGACGACACGCCCCTGCATGCCGAGCGCTTTGGTCCGCTCCACGATCAGGCCCATCTCGAACAGGCCGAGGTCGCCGGCCTCGTGCAGATGGATGTCGATCTTGGCGCCCTTGCGGCTGGCGATGTCGAAG
Protein-coding sequences here:
- a CDS encoding amidohydrolase — encoded protein: MTDLLVTNVRPDAKATSDILIRNGRIAAVAPNLPREPGMQVHDGANAIAIAPFIEPHVHLDKILWGLPWHGINVPRTLREMIDNEVEIRRNLPWGVPERAGNLMRQCVAMGSTHIRSHIDISTEYKLDNLHGVLAAWEKTKHAVGLELVAFPQTGMMIDPGTSDLMEAALDEGASVIGGIDPGGIDGDPKGHLDTIFDIASRKGAKIDIHLHEAGDLGLFEMGLIVERTKALGMQGRVVVSHAFCLGDSQRDKVERMIDMVVEARIGIISSVPGANVFPPMFELARRGVKCAIASDSLRDTWNPHGNGDMLERCWLLAYRTGSRTDGKLVECLDMGTRRGAELLDLQGHGLEIGCEGSLVLIEGENLAQIVVDRPKRALVVKSGRIVARDGKWAD
- a CDS encoding fumarylacetoacetate hydrolase family protein → MRTAEFAVQAPSPTTLPVFGAFTRFPVRRIYCIGRNYVAHVREMGGNETRDFPLIFQKPADAVVQDAGVVPYPPMTDDFHFELELLVAMKSGGYDIRQESALSHVYGYGICLDMTRRRLLDTPAGPGLPWELKKSFDHSAPCGSIHPVEQVGHPASGRIRLEVDGRVKQDSDLSLMIWRTPEIIATLSKYYALEAGDLIMTGTPHGVGPALPGNVLVGTIEGLGSLTVTIGDKSNKPN